The genome window tcaccaagcgcaacatagcttctgcctgcatatcagctagaaagatgtgtcggcatcgagtaattgtctctggccccctcccagttagggggagtgatgagctctacagcagagtctcacaactcaatcgctggttgaaaactgttttctgcccctcccaaaagatagaatttgtagataattggccctctttctgggactcacccacaaacaggaccaagcctggccagctgaggagtgacggactccatcctagctggaggggtgctctcatcttatcaaccaacatagacagggctctaactcctctagctccacaatgaaatagggtgcaggccaggcagcaggctgttagccagcctgccagcatagtggagtctgccactagcacagtcagtgtagtcagctcagctatcaccattgagaccgtgtctgtgcctcgacctaggttgggcaaaactaaacatggcggtgttcgccttagcaatctcactagaataaagaccacctccattccagtcattactgaaagagatcatgatacctcacatctcaaaatagggctacttaatgttatatcccttacttcaaaggcaattatagtcaatgaactaatcactgatcataatcttgatgtgattggcctgactgaaacatggcttaagcctgatgaatttactgttttaaatgaggcctcacctcctggctacactactgaccatatcccccgtgcatcccgcaaaggcggaggtgttgctaacatttacgatagcaaatttcaatttacaaaaaaaaaatgccgttttcgtcttttgagcttctagtcatgaaatctatgcagcctactcaatcactttttatagctactgtttacaggcctcctgggccatatacagcgtttctcactgagttccctgaattcctatcggaccttgtagtcatagcagataatattctaatctttggtgactttaatattcacatggaaaagtccacagacccactccaaaaggctttcggagccatcatcgactcagtgagttttgtccaacatgtctctggacccactcactgtcacattcatactctggacctagttttgtcccatggaatacatgttgtggatcttaatgtttttcctcataatcctagactatcggaccaccattttattacgtttgcaattgcaacaaataatctgctcagaccccaaccaaagaccatcaaaagtcgtgctataaattcacagacaacacaaagattccttgatgcccttccagactccctctgcctacccaaggacgccagaggacaaaaatcagttaaccacctaactgaggatctcaatttaatcttgcgcaataccctagatgcagttgcacccctaaaaactaaaaacatttctcataagaaactagctccctggtacacagaaaatacccgagctctgaagcaagcttccagaaaattggaacggaaatggcgccacaccaaactggaagtcttccgactagcttggaaagacgggaccgtgcagtaccgaagagcccttactgctgctcaatcatcctatttttctaacttaattgaggaaaataagaacaatccgaaattcttttctgatactgtcgcaaagctaactaaaaagcagcattccccaagagaggatgactttcactttagcagtgataaattcatgaacttctttgaggaaaagattatgattattagaaagcaaattacggactcctctttaaacctgcgtattcctccaaacctcagttgtcctgagtctgcacaactctgccaggacctaggatcaagagagacgctcaagtgttttagtactatatctcttgacacaatgatgaaaataatcatggcctctaaaccttcaagctgtatactggaccctattccaactaaactactgaaagagctgcttcctgtgcttggccctcctatgttgaacataataaacggctctctatccactggatgtgtaccaaactcactaaaagtggcagtaataaagcctctcttgaaaaagccaaaccttgacccagaaaatataaaaaactatcggcctatatcgaatcttccattcctctccaaaattttagagaaggctgttgcgcagcaactcactgccttcctgaagacaaacaatgtatacgaaatgcttcagtctggttttagaccccatcatagcactgagacggcacttgtgaaggtggtaaatgacattttaatggcatcggaccgaggctctgcatctgtcctcatgctcctagaccttagtgctgcttttgataccatcgatcaccacattcttttggagagattggaaacccaaattggtctacacggacatgttctggcctggtttagatcttatctgtcggaaagatatcagtttgtctctgtgaatggtttgtcctctgacaaatcaactgtaaatttcggtgttcctcaaggttccgttttaggaccactattgttttcactatacattttacctcttggggatgttattcgaaaacataatgttaactttcactgctatgcggatgacacacagctgtacatttcaatgaaacatggtgaagccccaaaattgccctcgctagaagcatgtgtttcagacataaggaagtggatggctgcaaactttctactattaaactcggacaaaacagagatgcttgttctaggtcccaagaaacaaagagatattctgttgaatctgacaattcatctaaATGGTTgaacagtcgtctcaaataaaactgtgaaggacctcggcgttactctggactctGATCTTCTCAGGGTccatcccctccccttctccctctctctccctcccctgattCCCCCTCcctagctacacacacacacacacatgcacacatgcacacatgcacacatgcacacatgcacacacacagacacataaagaCAACCAGactggtgtgtggttcccaccatgtcTAGTTTAGACCAGGTAGTGCAGCCTTGGTTAGAGGCTATaagccagacagacaggtgtgtggTTCCCATCACGTCTAGTTTAGACCAGGTAGTGCGGCCTTGGTTAGGGGctataagacagacagacacacagcacagtccaCCACTACCCACTCTTCAGGATGAAGGTATGAATGATCTATTAACACTGATATGATATGTACCATATCCTTGCAAAGTAAGTGGATAATTCAAAACATTTTATTCTACCGTTTTAAAAGTTGTCTGAATGTTGTGAGGTTATGTGTGGATCTAAAGTTGTCTGAATGTTATGTGAGGTTATGTGTGGATCTAAAGTTGTCTGAATGTTATGTGAGGTTACCTGTGGATCTAAAGTTATCTGAATGTTATGTGTGGATCTAAAGTTAACTGAATGTTATGTGAGGTTACGTGTGGATCTAAAGTTGTCTGAATGTTATGTGAGGTTATGTGTGGATCTAAAGTTGTCTGAATGTTATGTGAGGTTATGTGTGGATCTAAAGTTATCTGAATGTTGTGTGGATCTAAAGTTGTCTGAATGTTATGTGAGGTTATGTGTGGTTCTAAAGTTATCTGAATGTTGTGTGAATCTAAAGTTGTCTGAATGTTATGTGAGGTTATGTGTGGGTCTAAAGATATCTGAATGTTATGTGTGGATCTAAAGTTGTCTGAATGTTATGTGAGGTTCTGTGTGGATCTAAAGTTGTCTGAATGTTATGTGAGGTTACGTGTGGGTCTAAAGATATCTGAATGTTATGTGTGGATCTAAAGTTGTCTGAATGTTATGTGAggttatgtgtgtatgtatctctaCTCTGGGTTGTTTTGCTGCGTGTACTGCACTGACAGCATTGAACAGTAAAGTaaatgttgttttaatgttttttttaaatgttgtttgAATGTTGTATGAACGTTGTGTGAATGatttccctgtccctgtctcccagGTCTTTTTGCTCCTGTCTCTGCTGGCTCCTGTAGCCGTCCTCTCTCAGTTCTACCTCCCTCAGGACTGTGATGACATCTATCAACATGACAACACCAACCCCAGTGGGGTGTACACCATCTACCCTGGGGGTCCCATCACCCCCTTGCACGTCTACTGTGACATGAacacggagggagggaggtggactGTGAGTAGAGACCTTTATAGATCATCTGTAATGTTTGTGATGTGTCGGTGGTGCACAACGTATGATAATggcatctctctcccccctctctgtctccctcctctttctctttcccccgtgtctctctcccttcccttacctctgtccctacttccctctccccctctcttccctcgctGTCCTTCTCCCccttatctcttctctctcgatctctctctgccctctctctctgccctctctctctgccctctctctcctcttaggtGTTCCAAAGGAGAATGGATGGAACAGAGAACTTTTACAGACCCTGGGCACACTACAACTCTGGCTTTGGTAATGTGGCTGGAGAGTACTGGCTGGGTGAGTCCTCCTCAGCTCTGAGAAAATCAAACGAGAAGAAGTTAGGGgaaggggttaggagctaggtgaAGGGGCTAGGAACTAGAGGAAGGGGCTAGGAGCTAGAGGAAGGGGCTAGGAACTAGAGGAAGGGGCTAGGAGCTAGAGGAAGGAGCTAGAGGAAGGGGCTAGGAGCTAGAGGAAGGAGCTAGCGGAAGGGGCTAGGAGCTGTACTGCACTGACAGCATTGAACAGTGAAGGAACTAGAGAagggggttaggagctagaggAAGGGGCTAGGAACTAGAGAagggggttaggagctaggggaaGGGGCTAGGAACTAGAGAagggggttaggagctagaggAAGGGGCTAGGAACTAGAGAAATGGGTTAGGCGCTAGGGGAAGGGGCTAGGAGTTGGGTAAGGGGATAGGACTAAAAGGAAGGGGTTAGGAGCTATAGGAAGGGGCTAGAATCTAGAGGAAAGGGCTTGGAGCTAGAGAATGGGGCTAGGATCTAGAGGAAAGGGCTAGGGGCTAGAGGAAAGGGCTAAGAGCTAGGGGaaggggctaggggctaggggaaggggaaggggctaGAAGTGAAAGGAAGGGGATAGGAGCTAGAGGAAGGGGCCAAGAGCTAGGGGAAAGGGCTAGGGGAAGGGGCAAGGATCTAGAGGAAGGGGCTAGGATCTAGAGGAAGGGGCCAAGAGCTAGGGGGAAGGGCTAGGGGAAGGGGCTAGGAGCTAGAGGAAAGGGCAAGGGGAAGGGGCAAGGATCTAGAAGAAGGGGCTAGGATCGAGATGAAGAGGCTAGGAGCTAGAGGAAGGGATTAGGGGAAGGGGCTAGGAGCTGGAGGAAGGGGCTAAGAGCTAGAGGAAAGGGCTAAGAGCTAGGGGAAGGGGCTAGGAGTAAAAGGAagggggttaggagctaaagGAAAGGGGATAGGAGGTAAGGAAAGGAGCTAGGAGCTGAAATGTAACAGGACCTTAATGCTTTCTGTTCTTGTCAGGTCTGCATAACATCTTCCTCCTGACGATGAGGAAGAAGAATGAGCTGAGAGTGGACATGGAGGACTTTGAGGGAGGGAAAGTTTATGCTAAATACACGTCCTTCTCCATTGATCCTGAGAACTACggatacacactgagactgggCACTTATGTAGACGGAGGGGCAGGTGAGTTCTTCTTCTTCAGCTTTAACATCATCACCATCGTCTATGGTGTCACATCATAACtcttcccctgtgtgtgtgtttagttcctACGGGTTTATTGGAAATGTGAACTATTTCCAACAACCCGTAGAAACacactggactgtgtgtttacaggaagtagggtcTGCCACCATTCCCTGTGAACTGGTTGTTGGAAATGTTAACTATTTCCAACAACCCGTaggaactaaacacacacacaggggaagaGTTATGATGTGACACCATAGACGATGGTGACATCAGATGTTCTTGCTTCCGCCACAAAGTTTAGAGTGAAGAGTTCAGTCTTAAAGGAAAACTCAACccaaaaactatattttggtatttgtacTTTAAAATACAGAAATCCCTGTAAAAAAAAGCAgatattttgaaagttacatatcttgaaaacctGATTAGTGATCAttttggttgagataatgccaagagtgtgcaaagctgtcatcaagtcaatgagtggctactttgaagaatctcaaatatattttgatttgttgaagacttttttggtttctacatgatctcatgtgtgttatttcatagttttgatgtcttcactattattctacaatgtagaaaatagtacaaatttaagaaaaacccttgaatgaggaggcgtgtccaaactgttgactggtactgaacaCATTTACATAAATCTAGTCAGGTGTATTTTGTAGCTTTTGGCAAATGTGTTCTAACGATCTAAAGTCATGCTGTTGCTACTTCCTGTAAACATACAGTCCAGTTCACAGGGCATGATGGCAGAGcttacttcctgtaaacacacagtccagttcacagGGCATGGTGGCAgaccctacttcctgtaaacacacagtccagttcacagGGCATGATGGCAgaccctacttcctgtaaacacacagtccagttcacagGGCATGATGGCAGACTCTACTTCCTGTAAATACACAGTCCAGTTCACAGGGCATGATGGCAGACCCTacttaaccaggttactgtactctgtctgttggtttaaccaggttactgttctctgtctgttggtttaaccaggttactgtattctgtctgttggtttaaccaggttactgttctctgtctgttggtttaaccaggttactgtactctgtctgttggtttaaccaggttactgtactctgtctgttggtttaaccaggttactgtactctgtctgttggtttaaccaggttactgtactctgtctgttggtttaaccaggttactgtactctgtctgttggtttaaccaggttactgttctctgtctgttggtttaaccaggttactgttctctgtctgttggtttaaccaggttactgtactctgtctgttggtttaaccaggtttctgtactctgtctgttggtttaaccaggttactgtactctgtctgttggtttaaccaggttactgttctctgtctgttggtttaaccaggttactgtactctgtctgttggtttaaccaggttactgtactctgtctgttggtttaaccaggttactgtactctgtctgttggtttaaccaggttactgttctctgtctgttggtttaaccaggttactgtactctgtctgttggtttaaccaggttactgtactctgtctgttggtttaaccaggttactgttctctgtctgttggtttaaccaggttactgtactctgtctgttggtttaaccaggttactgtactctgtctgttggtttaaccaggttactgtactctgtctgttggtttaaccaggttactgttctctgtctgttggtttaaccaggttactgtactctgtctgttggtttaaccaggttactgttctctgtctgttggtttaaccaggttactgtactctgtctgttggtttaaccaggttactgtactctgtctgttggtttaaccaggttactgtactctgtctgttggtttaaccaggttactgttctctgtctgttggtttaaccaggttactgtactctgtctgttggtttaaccaggttactgttctctgtctgttggtttaaccaggttactgtactctgtctgttggtttaacctggttactgtactctgtctgttggtttaaccaggttactgttctctgtctgttggtttaaccaggttactgtactctgtctgttggtttaaccaggttactgtactctgtctgttggtttaaccaggttactgtactctgtctgttggtttaaccaggttactgttctctgtctgttggtttaaccaggttactgttctctgtctgttggtttaaccaggttactgtactctgtctgttggtttaaccaggttactgtactctgtctgttggtttaaccaggttactgtactctgtctgttggtttaaccaggttactgttctctgtctgttggtttaaccaggttactgtactctgtctgttggtttaaccaggttactgttctctgtctgttggtttaaccaggttactgtactctgtctgttggtttaaccaggttactgtactctgtctgttggtttaaccaggttactgtactctgtctgttggtactTTTTTTAGCTCTGTTTTTTTGGTTGATTCTCAGGGGACTCCTTGTCGTTTAGCAATGGCATGAAGTTCAGCACCTACGACAAAGATCAAGATACCTCGGAAGAGCACTGTGCCAGGCGCCACCTGGGTGGATTCTGGTACAGTGCCTGTACGCATGCTAACCCTAACTCCCTGTACGCCCCACATCCGGAAACATCTATCACTCAAGTGTCTGTTTTTTGGGAGCACTGGAAAGGGTTAAACTACTCTCTGAAAAGCATTTCCTTTAAGATCAGGGCTGTCTCTGATGCTGTGGCTGTTCAGGAGCAGGAGTAACATACCTGACTCTATCAGTCCTGACCTAATGTCACCATCTCTAAATGACTCCACAAATACAATGTGGAGGAGGGGGCACCAGAGCTAGCCAGTCAGACACTAACACCTAGAGAACAGtacagtcactacatcatcactgtaACACTGACACCTAGAGAACAGTACGGTCACTACATTATCACTGTAACACTGACACCTAGAGAACAGTAtggtcactacatcatcactgttacaCTGACACCTAGAGAACAGTAtggtcactacatcatcactgttacaCTAACACCTAGAGAAACAATActgtcactacatcatcactgtaACACTGACACCTAGAGAAACAATAtggtcactacatcatcactataacactgACACCTAGAGAAACAATATGGTCACTACATTatcactataacactaacacCTAGAGAACAGTACGGTCACTACATTACAATGACACCTAGAGAAACAATATGGTCACTACATTATAACTATTACACTAACACCTAGTGAACAGTACGGTCACTACATTATCACTATAACACTGACACCTAGAGAACAGTACGGTCACTACATTATCACTGTAACACTGACACCTAGAGAAACAATATGGTCACTACATTATCACTGTAACACTGACACCAAGAGAATAATATGGTCATTACATTATCACTATCATCTTGGATGTTAAAGTAGTGTTTCATGTTATAGCAGCACGATGGGCTCTCTGTCTCTTATATGGTCACTATATCATCACTATTGTTATCATCTTGGATGTTAAAGTAGCGTTTCATGTTATAGCAGCACGATGGGCTCTCTGTCTCTTGATTCCACTGTTACTTGACTCAAATAATAATTAAAGCATTTTAAAGACAAATTCACTGCATTCTGTCTTTTTATTTActgcatgtatttatttatttattataatcaGTCAGATTGGATGGCTGAATGTGTCATGGTTGTCAAGTCAAGGTTGTAACATGATCTTAGAGTTTTCATTGCAAAATGGTTGTGTGCATCTATCATCTTCATCAacctcatattcatcatcatattcatcatcatcatcatattcatcatcgtcatcatcatattcataatcatcatattcatcatcatcatcatattcatcatcatcatcatcaccatcatcatcatatttatcatcatcatcatcatcatattcatcatcatcaccatcatcatcatatttatcatcatcatcatcatcatcatatttatcatcatcatcatattcatcatcatcatcatattcatcatcatcatcatattcatcatcatcatcatcatcaccatcatcatattcatcatcatcatcatcatcatcatcatcatcatcatcatcatcatcatcatcatcatcatattcatcatcatcatcatcatcatcatcatcatcatcatcatattcatcatcatattcatcatcatcatcatcatcatcatcatcatcatcatcatcatcatcatcatattcatcatcatattcatcatcatcatcatcatcatcatcatcatcatcatcatcatcatcatcatcatcatcatcatcatcatcatattcatcatcatattcatcatcatattcatcatattcatcatattcatcatcatattcatcatcatca of Oncorhynchus gorbuscha isolate QuinsamMale2020 ecotype Even-year unplaced genomic scaffold, OgorEven_v1.0 Un_scaffold_6469, whole genome shotgun sequence contains these proteins:
- the LOC124029465 gene encoding microfibril-associated glycoprotein 4-like produces the protein MKVFLLLSLLAPVAVLSQFYLPQDCDDIYQHDNTNPSGVYTIYPGGPITPLHVYCDMNTEGGRWTVFQRRMDGTENFYRPWAHYNSGFGNVAGEYWLGLHNIFLLTMRKKNELRVDMEDFEGGKVYAKYTSFSIDPENYGYTLRLGTYVDGGAGDSLSFSNGMKFSTYDKDQDTSEEHCARRHLGGFWYSACTHANPNSLYAPHPETSITQVSVFWEHWKGLNYSLKSISFKIRAVSDAVAVQEQE